In Gulosibacter molinativorax, a single window of DNA contains:
- the tyrS gene encoding tyrosine--tRNA ligase has protein sequence MHHRIGTVSGVTLRDLSWQQNDASFDHILDELEWRGYIHVSTDLEELRARMNEGPITYYCGFDPTAPSLHLGHLVQLLLLRRLQLAGNNPIGVVGGSTGLIGDPRPTAERTLNSREVVADWVGKLRDQIEGYLDFEGDNGAQMVNNLDWTAELSAIDFLRDIGKHFRVGAMLKKDAVAARLNSDAGISYTEFSYQILQAYDFLQLYKRYGLELQTGGSDQWGNLVGGVDLVRRAEGASVHALGSPLITNSDGTKFGKSEGNAIWINAELTSPYAFYQFWLNTDDADVISRLKVFTFYSREEIGEFERKVADEPFRREAQRALARAVTVLVHGEEATDNAIAASEALFGQGDLLALNAETLQQAIAELPNTESTVGAELSQVLVDTGAVESLSAARRAIKQGGVSLNNARIEDEHRVIESGDLLPGSVIVVRRGKKTLVGATISE, from the coding sequence ATGCACCACAGAATTGGTACTGTTAGCGGCGTGACTTTACGTGATCTCTCTTGGCAACAGAACGATGCATCGTTCGACCACATCCTCGATGAACTCGAGTGGCGCGGTTATATTCACGTCTCGACCGACCTGGAAGAGCTCCGTGCCCGGATGAACGAGGGCCCGATCACGTATTACTGCGGCTTCGACCCGACCGCGCCGAGCCTCCACCTCGGCCACCTCGTGCAGCTGCTGCTCCTGCGCCGTCTCCAGCTCGCGGGCAACAACCCGATTGGTGTGGTCGGCGGCTCGACCGGCCTCATCGGCGACCCGCGTCCGACTGCGGAGCGCACGCTGAACTCGCGCGAAGTGGTCGCCGACTGGGTTGGGAAGCTCCGCGACCAGATCGAGGGCTACCTTGACTTCGAGGGTGACAACGGGGCGCAGATGGTCAACAACCTCGACTGGACGGCCGAGCTCTCGGCGATCGACTTCCTCCGCGACATCGGCAAGCACTTCCGTGTCGGTGCGATGCTTAAGAAGGATGCGGTTGCCGCGCGCCTCAACTCGGATGCGGGTATTTCGTACACCGAGTTCAGCTACCAGATTCTGCAGGCATATGACTTCCTGCAGCTCTACAAGCGCTATGGCCTGGAGCTGCAGACGGGTGGTTCGGACCAGTGGGGCAACCTCGTTGGGGGAGTGGACCTCGTTCGCCGCGCCGAGGGCGCAAGCGTGCACGCACTCGGTTCCCCGCTCATCACGAATTCTGACGGCACGAAGTTCGGCAAGTCCGAAGGCAACGCCATCTGGATCAATGCCGAACTGACTTCGCCGTACGCGTTCTACCAGTTCTGGCTCAACACCGACGACGCCGATGTCATCAGCCGCCTCAAGGTATTCACGTTCTACTCGCGCGAGGAAATCGGCGAATTCGAACGGAAGGTTGCGGATGAACCGTTCCGTCGAGAGGCGCAGCGAGCGCTCGCCCGGGCGGTGACGGTGCTCGTCCACGGCGAAGAAGCGACCGATAACGCGATTGCGGCATCGGAAGCGTTGTTTGGTCAGGGCGACCTGTTGGCGCTGAACGCCGAAACGCTGCAGCAGGCGATCGCGGAACTGCCGAACACCGAGTCCACCGTCGGCGCCGAACTTTCGCAGGTGCTTGTCGATACCGGAGCGGTGGAATCGCTGAGTGCCGCGCGCCGCGCGATCAAGCAGGGCGGGGTTTCGCTCAACAACGCTCGCATCGAGGATGAACACCGCGTCATCGAATCAGGCGACCTGCTGCCCGGTAGCGTTATCGTGGTGCGCCGCGGTAAAAAGACGCTGGTCGGCGCAACGATCAGCGAGTAG
- a CDS encoding aminotransferase class III-fold pyridoxal phosphate-dependent enzyme — protein sequence MPKPITNDQREAELAAYARDQQAVAGVEHLRFFPQSISGGLGAWLRTSAGREVLDFSASWTAAAFGHGNEAVAEAISAAARNGGGASVLSSAIDETTRLAEGLIDLVPLRETDRAEKRAYLGLGGTDANTVAIAAARHVTGRSGIVAFRGSYHGGHGPSEQVSGIGIPVGQDAPQSRLVEYPVAQSDLDHTRAQLTSLLATEDFAAVIVEAVQCDGGVLVPPADFLPLVRELCDAHGVLLVVDEVKAGLGRTGQLLAYQATDVRPDLVTLGKSLGGGLPVSAAVGPRDALSEPRASALLTTAGAPIPAAAANAVLDLLEDGSLARRTARLGEIARQALETYRASDRPGHAAVVDVRGRGLLLGLELGSVAGFSPDQVAALAVYRAWELGCALYVVRDNVLEITPPLVIGEAELLEGIECILTAIDDVAAKHVPLDTIAQYGGW from the coding sequence TTGCCCAAGCCGATCACGAATGACCAGCGCGAGGCGGAGCTTGCCGCGTATGCGCGCGACCAGCAGGCGGTCGCCGGGGTAGAGCACCTGCGATTCTTCCCGCAGTCGATCTCGGGTGGGCTAGGGGCGTGGCTGCGTACTTCGGCCGGCCGTGAGGTCCTCGACTTCTCGGCGAGCTGGACGGCGGCGGCCTTCGGGCATGGGAACGAAGCCGTCGCAGAGGCCATCTCGGCCGCCGCACGGAACGGTGGCGGCGCATCCGTGCTCTCGAGCGCGATCGACGAAACCACGCGACTGGCCGAGGGCCTCATCGACCTCGTGCCGCTGCGCGAGACCGATCGGGCAGAGAAGCGCGCCTACCTCGGTCTCGGCGGGACCGACGCGAACACGGTCGCGATTGCCGCCGCCCGTCACGTTACTGGGCGAAGCGGGATCGTCGCGTTCCGCGGCAGCTACCACGGCGGGCATGGGCCGTCCGAGCAGGTCTCGGGTATCGGCATCCCTGTGGGGCAGGATGCGCCGCAGTCGCGGCTGGTCGAGTATCCGGTGGCCCAGAGCGACCTCGACCACACGCGGGCCCAGCTCACATCGCTGCTCGCAACGGAGGACTTTGCGGCTGTCATCGTCGAGGCCGTGCAGTGCGACGGCGGAGTCCTCGTGCCGCCCGCCGATTTCTTGCCGCTCGTTCGTGAGCTCTGCGATGCACATGGCGTGCTCCTCGTCGTGGACGAGGTCAAAGCTGGGCTGGGCCGCACCGGGCAGCTGTTGGCGTACCAGGCCACCGATGTGCGGCCCGATCTCGTTACGCTCGGGAAATCGCTCGGCGGCGGACTCCCGGTCTCGGCCGCCGTCGGTCCCCGCGACGCGCTTTCCGAACCCCGCGCATCCGCGCTGTTGACCACCGCCGGTGCGCCTATCCCGGCCGCCGCGGCCAATGCCGTGCTCGACCTGCTCGAGGACGGATCGCTCGCGCGGCGGACCGCACGCCTCGGGGAAATCGCGCGGCAGGCGCTCGAGACCTATCGGGCAAGCGACCGGCCGGGGCACGCAGCTGTGGTGGATGTGCGGGGTCGCGGCCTGTTGCTCGGCCTCGAGCTGGGCAGCGTGGCCGGGTTCTCGCCCGATCAGGTCGCCGCGCTCGCGGTGTACCGCGCGTGGGAGCTCGGATGTGCGCTGTACGTCGTGCGCGACAACGTCCTCGAGATCACCCCGCCGCTCGTCATCGGCGAGGCGGAGCTGCTCGAGGGGATCGAGTGCATCCTCACAGCGATCGATGACGTCGCGGCGAAGCACGTGCCGCTCGACACCATCGCCCAGTACGGCGGCTGGTAG
- a CDS encoding Orn/Lys/Arg family decarboxylase, whose amino-acid sequence MKNTGFSIAVLTDRRDDALRLRHPIDDLLPELEQRGANVETLQRTGHAGSYGRVFTDSSTIIYHVDQAALDDEAANDGSEALQRFVREVRAENAEIPVYLYGEQLTARRIPDDVLGEVAGVINAFEDTPSFVARLIQREANRYVERLAPPFFRALMHYANDGAYSWHTPGHSGGTAFLKSPVGTLFHDFFGENMLQADVCNAVEELGQLLDHTGPVAESEARAAETFGADHLYFVTNGTSTSNKIVWNSAVAPGDVVIVDRNCHKSILHAIMLTGAIPIYLKPTRNRAGIIGPIARAEFSPESIRDKIAAHPFIDDPDVTPRILTLTQSTYDGIVYNAEEIKRTLDGAIEVMHFDEAWLPHARFHELYRGMHAVDERLPRTTESLVYSTQSTHKLLAGLSQASQILVQNAENRQLDPNIFNEAYLMHTSTSPQYSIVASCDVSAEMMRGVGGHALVEETIMEAMEFRRAIIRIAEETENDDWWFSVWGPDTPAREGLADRAEWELTNDQHWHGFEHVDEGFTMLDPIKVTLMTPGLDTDGTFDRTGIPGLVLTKYLAEHDIVVEKTGLYSLFVLFTIGITKGRWNTLIAELHRFKRAYDRDAPLREVMPEFVAVHPLYNNFGLRELCDALHGAYRAGDFANLTTDVYLDEPEVAMLPSDAWAAMTTGRIEHVSLDELAGRITAVLLTPYPPGIPLLVPGERVTEGIVNYLRTEAELATRFPGFKGITHGLGTGEDGRITVACVRES is encoded by the coding sequence GTGAAGAACACCGGCTTCTCAATTGCTGTCCTGACCGATCGACGCGATGACGCGTTGCGCCTCCGGCATCCAATCGATGACCTGCTGCCGGAACTCGAGCAGCGTGGCGCGAACGTGGAGACGCTGCAGCGAACCGGCCACGCGGGATCGTACGGACGCGTATTCACCGACTCGTCGACGATCATTTATCACGTCGATCAGGCAGCGCTCGACGACGAGGCAGCCAACGACGGCTCCGAGGCGTTGCAGCGATTCGTGCGCGAGGTCCGGGCCGAAAACGCCGAGATTCCGGTGTACCTATACGGGGAACAGCTCACCGCGCGGCGCATCCCCGACGACGTCTTGGGCGAAGTCGCGGGTGTCATCAATGCGTTCGAGGACACGCCCTCGTTCGTGGCACGGCTGATTCAGCGCGAGGCCAACCGCTACGTCGAACGCCTCGCGCCGCCGTTCTTCCGCGCACTAATGCACTACGCCAACGACGGCGCGTACTCGTGGCACACGCCCGGCCACTCCGGGGGCACGGCGTTCCTGAAGTCGCCGGTCGGCACGCTCTTTCACGACTTCTTTGGCGAGAACATGTTGCAGGCGGATGTGTGCAACGCGGTCGAGGAGCTCGGCCAGCTGCTCGATCACACCGGGCCGGTCGCGGAATCGGAAGCGCGAGCGGCGGAGACCTTCGGCGCCGACCACCTCTACTTCGTGACGAACGGCACCTCGACGTCCAACAAGATCGTCTGGAACTCGGCGGTCGCTCCCGGCGACGTAGTCATCGTGGACCGCAACTGCCACAAGTCGATCCTCCACGCGATCATGCTCACGGGCGCGATCCCGATCTACCTCAAGCCCACGCGCAACCGCGCCGGCATCATCGGTCCGATTGCGCGCGCCGAATTCAGTCCCGAGTCGATCCGCGACAAGATCGCCGCGCATCCGTTCATTGACGACCCCGACGTGACCCCGCGCATCCTGACCTTGACGCAGAGCACGTACGACGGCATCGTGTACAACGCCGAGGAGATTAAGCGCACGCTCGACGGGGCGATTGAGGTTATGCACTTCGACGAGGCATGGCTGCCGCACGCGCGGTTCCACGAGCTCTACCGCGGGATGCACGCCGTCGATGAGCGCTTGCCCCGCACGACGGAATCGCTCGTGTACTCGACGCAGTCGACGCACAAGCTCTTGGCAGGACTCTCGCAGGCTTCGCAGATCCTGGTGCAAAACGCCGAGAATCGGCAGCTCGACCCGAACATCTTCAACGAGGCGTATCTCATGCACACCTCGACGAGCCCGCAATACTCGATCGTCGCGAGCTGCGATGTTTCGGCCGAGATGATGCGGGGCGTGGGCGGCCATGCCCTCGTCGAGGAGACGATCATGGAGGCGATGGAGTTCCGTCGCGCGATCATCCGCATCGCGGAAGAGACCGAGAACGACGACTGGTGGTTCAGCGTGTGGGGTCCCGACACACCGGCGCGCGAGGGCCTCGCCGATCGTGCCGAGTGGGAACTCACGAACGACCAGCACTGGCACGGTTTCGAGCACGTCGACGAGGGCTTCACGATGCTCGACCCAATCAAGGTCACGCTGATGACCCCGGGGCTCGACACCGACGGCACCTTTGATAGGACGGGCATCCCCGGGCTCGTGCTCACGAAGTACCTTGCCGAGCACGACATCGTGGTCGAAAAGACCGGGCTGTATTCGCTGTTCGTGCTCTTCACGATCGGCATCACGAAGGGCCGCTGGAACACGCTGATTGCGGAGCTACACCGGTTCAAGCGCGCCTACGACCGCGATGCGCCGCTGCGCGAAGTGATGCCAGAGTTCGTCGCCGTGCATCCGCTCTACAACAACTTCGGACTGCGCGAGCTTTGCGATGCGCTGCACGGCGCCTATCGGGCGGGGGACTTCGCGAACCTCACGACCGACGTCTACCTCGACGAGCCCGAGGTCGCGATGCTGCCCTCGGATGCGTGGGCCGCGATGACCACGGGTCGCATCGAGCACGTCTCCCTGGACGAGCTTGCGGGGCGAATCACCGCGGTGTTGCTCACGCCCTACCCGCCGGGAATCCCCCTGCTTGTGCCGGGCGAGCGCGTGACCGAAGGAATCGTCAACTACTTGCGCACAGAAGCTGAACTCGCGACGCGCTTCCCAGGGTTCAAGGGCATCACGCACGGCCTCGGCACGGGCGAGGATGGCCGCATCACCGTCGCGTGCGTCCGCGAGAGCTAG
- a CDS encoding NAD kinase translates to MTTSDQAPARRILVVSHFARQEAIDTSVNVIRRLDNAGIVAVLEPQTAAELDARAGVRLPSSVERLGVECAVDQCELVVVLGGDGTILRGVEVARPGDVPVLGVNMGHVGFLAESEKEALPDVVRGIIARNYDVEERLALQIEVEDAAGNLTREWALNDAALEKGNRERMLDVMIWIDGEPLSSFGCDGVLFSTPTGSTAYSFSAGGPVVWPQVEAILLVPVSAHALFAKPLVVGPDSELAVEVQPRDEGSAVLWLDGRRSIELPAGALVKATRSPQSVKLARLHQSPFTTRLVNKFQLPVIGWRGKAN, encoded by the coding sequence ATGACAACCTCCGATCAGGCACCGGCCAGGCGAATCCTTGTAGTCAGCCACTTCGCTCGGCAGGAGGCGATCGACACCAGCGTCAACGTCATCCGACGTCTCGACAACGCCGGCATCGTTGCCGTCCTGGAACCGCAGACCGCAGCAGAACTGGATGCTCGGGCCGGTGTGCGGCTACCGTCCTCGGTGGAACGACTCGGCGTCGAGTGCGCGGTCGACCAGTGCGAACTCGTTGTGGTCCTCGGCGGAGACGGCACAATCCTGCGCGGTGTCGAAGTCGCCCGCCCAGGCGATGTGCCGGTCTTGGGCGTCAACATGGGCCACGTCGGCTTCCTCGCGGAAAGCGAGAAGGAGGCCCTGCCCGACGTCGTGCGCGGCATCATCGCCCGTAATTACGACGTGGAAGAGCGACTCGCGCTGCAGATCGAGGTGGAGGATGCGGCCGGCAACCTAACGCGCGAGTGGGCGCTCAACGATGCCGCGCTCGAGAAAGGTAACCGCGAGCGGATGCTCGACGTGATGATCTGGATCGACGGCGAACCGCTGTCGAGCTTCGGCTGCGACGGCGTGCTGTTCTCGACGCCGACCGGCTCCACCGCATATTCGTTCTCCGCGGGCGGCCCCGTGGTCTGGCCGCAGGTCGAGGCGATCCTGCTCGTGCCGGTATCGGCACACGCGCTCTTCGCGAAGCCGCTCGTCGTCGGCCCCGATTCGGAGCTCGCGGTCGAAGTCCAGCCGCGCGATGAGGGTTCGGCGGTGCTTTGGCTGGATGGTCGACGTTCGATCGAGCTGCCGGCGGGGGCGCTCGTGAAGGCAACGCGATCGCCGCAATCGGTGAAGCTCGCGCGCTTGCACCAATCGCCGTTCACGACCCGGCTCGTCAATAAATTCCAATTGCCAGTGATCGGCTGGCGAGGGAAAGCAAACTAA
- a CDS encoding HAD-IIA family hydrolase encodes MGLFRSSTGLGAAPIEGVDVILADLDGVVYKGKDSVVHAVDSLNAYAHDGIRVGYITNNAARTDESVAEQLRGFGLETNASDVVTSPQAAVEMLRGLVDPGALVLVVGGDGLTDELAKAGFRITRSAEDSPDAVVQGFAPDVSWTHLAEASYALARDIPWVATNQDWTIPRERGIAPGNGTLVSAVHTAVAKLPLVAGKPETPLFEAAQVRFGATNPIMVGDRLDTDIKGARAAGFRSALVLTGVDGPKQLIAASPLERPDFILADLRGLREPYPNVTVTHPAAEVIDARVGDERCVLEGIELKIRSKGKNQLDLLRAACAAIWNSDKLIYALQIPESLYQQWDAQS; translated from the coding sequence TTGGGACTGTTCCGTTCGAGCACCGGACTCGGGGCCGCTCCGATCGAGGGCGTGGATGTAATCCTCGCCGACCTCGATGGCGTGGTGTACAAGGGCAAAGACTCTGTCGTTCACGCGGTGGATTCGCTGAATGCGTACGCACACGACGGAATTCGTGTCGGTTACATCACGAACAACGCGGCGCGGACCGACGAGTCCGTGGCCGAGCAGCTCCGTGGTTTCGGCCTAGAAACCAACGCGTCCGACGTGGTCACGAGTCCGCAGGCAGCGGTTGAGATGCTGCGCGGTCTCGTGGACCCGGGGGCCCTCGTCCTTGTCGTCGGCGGCGATGGGCTGACTGATGAGCTCGCGAAGGCCGGGTTCCGCATCACGCGTTCCGCCGAGGACTCCCCAGACGCGGTCGTGCAGGGCTTCGCGCCGGATGTGTCCTGGACGCACCTGGCCGAGGCTTCCTACGCCCTGGCGCGCGACATCCCTTGGGTTGCGACCAACCAGGACTGGACGATTCCGCGCGAACGCGGGATCGCCCCGGGCAACGGCACGCTCGTCTCGGCAGTGCACACCGCGGTTGCCAAGCTACCGCTCGTCGCGGGCAAGCCCGAGACGCCGCTGTTCGAAGCCGCACAGGTCCGCTTCGGGGCAACCAACCCGATCATGGTGGGCGACCGTCTCGATACCGACATCAAGGGCGCACGCGCTGCCGGTTTTCGTTCGGCACTTGTGCTGACCGGAGTCGACGGCCCGAAACAGCTGATCGCGGCGAGCCCGCTCGAGCGACCGGACTTCATCCTGGCCGACCTCCGCGGTCTGCGCGAGCCGTACCCGAACGTGACGGTGACGCATCCGGCCGCCGAGGTCATCGACGCGCGAGTTGGCGACGAGCGATGCGTCCTCGAGGGGATTGAGCTCAAGATTCGTTCGAAGGGCAAAAACCAGCTCGACCTGCTTCGCGCCGCCTGCGCCGCGATCTGGAACTCGGACAAGCTCATCTATGCCCTGCAAATTCCGGAGTCGCTCTACCAGCAATGGGACGCGCAGTCGTGA
- a CDS encoding TlyA family RNA methyltransferase, which translates to MAERLDRALPSRGLARSRTAAARLIDSGAVAVNGVTTTKVAQQVDDSDRIEITEPERYVSRAAYKLLAALEQFEIQPRGRVVLDLGASTGGFTQVLLEREASEVIALDVGHDQLDPIIRSDTRVTVIEGENARFLNEDRLNAVIQQNRDARPPIRAGEISLVVGDLSFISLRHILPVFLASAPNLEHAILLVKPQFEVGRTHVKGGIVMDPEVAAEAAIDIVREAIELGWIPRSYVPSPLTGTHGNQEFLLWLSRSGDTARQWEDHVRTVTMKGAT; encoded by the coding sequence GTGGCGGAACGACTTGACCGGGCCTTGCCCAGCAGAGGACTTGCGCGGAGCCGAACGGCGGCCGCACGGCTCATCGACTCCGGGGCGGTCGCGGTCAACGGCGTTACGACGACGAAGGTCGCTCAGCAGGTCGATGACTCCGACCGAATCGAGATCACCGAGCCGGAGCGTTACGTGTCACGCGCCGCATACAAACTCCTCGCTGCACTCGAGCAATTCGAGATTCAGCCGCGAGGACGCGTGGTGCTTGACCTCGGGGCATCCACGGGTGGGTTCACCCAGGTGCTGCTCGAGCGCGAGGCGAGCGAGGTCATCGCACTCGACGTGGGGCACGACCAGCTCGACCCGATCATCCGCAGCGACACCCGCGTGACGGTGATCGAGGGCGAGAACGCGCGATTTCTTAATGAAGATCGCCTGAACGCAGTCATTCAGCAGAATCGGGATGCGCGACCACCAATTCGCGCGGGTGAGATCTCGCTCGTGGTTGGCGATCTCTCGTTCATCTCGCTGCGCCACATTCTGCCGGTGTTCCTGGCGTCGGCACCAAACCTCGAACACGCCATCCTCCTCGTAAAGCCACAGTTTGAGGTTGGGCGAACGCACGTCAAGGGCGGCATCGTGATGGACCCCGAGGTTGCCGCCGAGGCGGCCATTGATATCGTGCGTGAAGCAATCGAGCTGGGATGGATCCCGCGCAGCTACGTGCCCTCGCCGCTCACCGGGACGCACGGCAACCAGGAATTCCTCCTGTGGCTCTCACGCTCAGGTGACACTGCGCGACAATGGGAGGATCACGTTCGAACGGTCACGATGAAAGGTGCGACATGA